In Clostridium sp., one DNA window encodes the following:
- a CDS encoding M18 family aminopeptidase, giving the protein MDNERYQIEEANELIDYIYESPTAFHAAKNAAAMLERHGFIELYEGEPWKIEKGGKYFTRKNQSALVAFIPGNGEIEDEGFRIVAAHTDSPGFRIKPNADMEVEGSYVKLNTEVYGGPILNTWMDRPLSLAGRVVLRGKDPFNPDIRFINVKRPLMVIPNLAIHMNRDVNAGVKLNRQKHLLPLLALADTFSRDKKYLNGIISEELSIDSQKILDFDLFLYEFEKGRVVGANNEFISSGRLDDLSMVYSGIKAISNSRVKDSTNVMVCFDNEEVGSTTKQGANSPMLLSVLERIALNLKKNRDEFYRSISKSFIISCDLGHALHPNYEEKSDPVNRPVINRGPIIKISASQSYTTDGVSGAVYREICRRAGIPVQIFVNRSDERGGSTIGPISSSHVNMTSLDMGIAILSMHSVRELGGVRDYLYALKSFREFYNL; this is encoded by the coding sequence ATGGATAATGAAAGATATCAAATTGAAGAGGCAAATGAACTTATAGACTATATTTACGAAAGTCCTACAGCTTTTCATGCGGCAAAAAATGCTGCTGCAATGCTTGAAAGGCATGGATTTATTGAATTGTACGAGGGAGAGCCGTGGAAGATTGAAAAGGGAGGAAAATACTTTACAAGAAAGAATCAATCCGCACTTGTGGCATTTATTCCGGGAAATGGGGAAATTGAAGATGAGGGATTCAGAATAGTAGCTGCACATACGGATTCACCGGGTTTTAGAATAAAGCCCAATGCAGATATGGAAGTTGAAGGTTCCTATGTAAAGCTGAATACGGAAGTATACGGCGGTCCGATACTGAATACATGGATGGACAGGCCTCTTTCGCTGGCAGGCAGAGTTGTATTGAGAGGTAAAGATCCCTTTAATCCTGATATAAGGTTTATAAATGTCAAAAGGCCGTTGATGGTCATACCGAACCTTGCAATACATATGAACAGGGATGTGAATGCGGGTGTTAAACTGAACAGGCAAAAACATCTGCTCCCCCTTCTGGCACTTGCGGATACTTTTTCCCGTGATAAAAAGTATTTAAATGGGATAATATCAGAGGAGCTTTCCATAGATTCGCAGAAAATACTTGATTTCGATTTGTTTTTGTATGAGTTTGAAAAAGGCAGAGTTGTAGGTGCAAATAATGAATTTATATCATCAGGAAGACTTGATGATTTGAGCATGGTGTATTCGGGCATAAAAGCCATTTCCAATTCCAGGGTAAAGGACAGTACAAATGTAATGGTGTGTTTTGACAATGAGGAAGTTGGAAGTACAACTAAACAGGGGGCCAACTCACCCATGCTTTTGTCCGTCCTGGAGCGTATAGCACTTAATTTGAAAAAGAACAGGGATGAGTTCTACAGAAGCATATCAAAATCCTTTATAATATCCTGTGACCTGGGGCACGCACTTCATCCAAACTATGAGGAAAAATCCGATCCGGTAAACAGACCTGTGATAAACAGGGGACCTATAATAAAAATAAGTGCCAGTCAGAGTTATACCACAGATGGAGTATCCGGTGCCGTGTACAGGGAGATATGTCGCAGGGCAGGTATTCCGGTGCAGATATTTGTAAATCGTTCAGATGAAAGAGGCGGTTCAACTATAGGTCCAATATCATCCAGTCATGTAAATATGACGTCCCTTGATATGGGGATTGCCATACTATCCATGCACTCTGTAAGGGAGCTTGGAGGAGTCAGGGATTATCTCTATGCCTTAAAATCCTTCAGAGAATTTTATAATTTATAA
- the hydE gene encoding [FeFe] hydrogenase H-cluster radical SAM maturase HydE: MKDLSFAIKYAEKCHCMHKDDIVELLLENRYSSELFEAADRVRKKYVGDKVHLRGLIEFSNICKRNCMYCGLRRSNKNIKRYRIEPDRIIELAQKAVGYGYRTLVMQSGEDDYYTVDIMKYIISNIKKMNVAVTLSIGEKSFKEYRAYKEAGADRYLLRIETTDPELYRDMDPGMSHENRKRCLRDLKSLGYEVGTGCLIGLPGQSVESLADDMMFFKEIDADMVGVGPFIPNEDTPLKDAEGGDFETARKFVAIMRLIMPDINIPATTAMETLNPNGRTLVLQSGANVVMPNVTEGIYRKLYALYPGKICTGDTPEHCVNCITGKIVMIGREVASTKGFRMRMG, from the coding sequence ATGAAAGACTTGTCCTTTGCAATAAAATATGCAGAGAAATGCCATTGCATGCATAAAGATGATATAGTGGAGCTTTTGCTGGAAAATAGATACAGCAGTGAACTTTTTGAAGCTGCGGACAGAGTCAGAAAAAAGTATGTGGGAGACAAGGTGCATTTAAGAGGACTCATAGAGTTTTCCAATATATGCAAGAGAAATTGCATGTACTGTGGTCTCAGGCGTTCAAACAAAAATATAAAGCGATACAGGATAGAACCTGACAGAATTATAGAGCTGGCTCAAAAAGCTGTTGGATATGGTTACAGAACTCTTGTCATGCAGTCCGGAGAAGATGATTACTATACTGTTGATATAATGAAATATATCATATCAAATATAAAAAAGATGAATGTAGCTGTAACTTTGAGTATTGGAGAGAAGAGCTTTAAAGAATATAGGGCATATAAAGAAGCTGGAGCGGACAGATATCTTCTGAGAATAGAAACTACAGATCCTGAACTGTACAGGGATATGGATCCAGGCATGAGCCATGAAAACAGAAAGCGATGTCTCAGGGATTTGAAATCACTTGGATACGAAGTGGGAACAGGATGTCTTATTGGTCTCCCGGGACAAAGTGTGGAATCCCTTGCCGATGATATGATGTTTTTCAAGGAAATAGATGCAGATATGGTTGGTGTCGGACCTTTTATACCAAATGAGGATACCCCGCTTAAAGATGCAGAAGGCGGCGACTTTGAAACTGCACGCAAATTTGTGGCAATAATGAGGCTTATAATGCCCGACATTAATATTCCTGCAACTACGGCAATGGAGACCCTGAATCCAAATGGAAGGACACTGGTTCTTCAAAGCGGGGCAAATGTAGTTATGCCGAATGTGACAGAGGGGATATACAGGAAATTGTATGCGCTCTACCCGGGAAAGATATGTACTGGAGACACTCCAGAGCATTGTGTGAACTGTATAACCGGGAAGATAGTCATGATAGGCAGAGAAGTGGCTTCAACAAAGGGCTTCAGAATGCGAATGGGATAG